GGGTGGCCGACTCCTACGCGGACCCGAAGATCTTCGTCGCGGAGGCCTGGGTGGCCTCGCACGACCGCCTGGCCCGCTACCTGCGCCCCGACGAGCTGCACACCGCGTTCAACTTCGACTACCTCGGCGCCCGCTGGGAGGCGGGCGACCTGCGGAAGGTGATCGACTCCTCGCTCGCCACGATGGGCGGGGTCGGCGCGCCCGCGACCTGGGTGCTGTCCAACCACGACGTCGTCCGGCACGTCTCGCGGCTGGGCCGGCCCCCGGCGACGGGGCACGCGCTGAGCGACCTCGCCCCCGTCGAGGAGCTCGACATCGAGCTGGGCCGCCGCCGCGCCCGCGCCGCCGCGCTGCTGATGCTGGCGCTGCCCGGCGGCGCGTACGTCTACCAGGGCGACGAGCTGGGCCTGTGGGAGGTCGAGGACCTTCCCGACGCGGTGCTCCAGGACCCGACCTGGGAGCGCTCCGGGCACACCGAGCGCGGCCGCGACGGCTGCCGGGTGCCGATCCCGTGGTCGGGCACGGCGTCGCCGTTCGGCTTCAGCCCCGACGGCTCACCCGCCCCGTGGCTGCCGCAGCCCGCCGGCTTCGCCGAGGTCAGCGTGCAGGCGCAGGACGGGGACCCGGCGTCGATGCTGACGCTCTACCGCGCCGCGCTGGCCCTGCGCAGGTCGCACCCGGCGCTGGGCGACGGGACGCTGGAGTGGCTGCCGTCCGAGGACGGGGTGCTGGCGTTCTCGCGGGGGGACGGGTTCACCTGCGTGGTGAACCTGTCGTCGGCGCCGGTTCCCCTGCCCTCCGGTGGTCGCGTCCTGCTGGCGACGGAGGCGGTGCTGGACGTGCTGCCCGTCGACGCGGCGGTGTGGCTGACGACGACCTGAGCGGGCCCGGCGCCGCCGCGCCGGGACCCCCGGGGCCGGTCCTCGGCTACGCCGCCCAGCCGCGGCGCGCCGACGCCCGCCCCTTACCCTCCGTGCGTGTCCCGAATGCGCCGTACCGCCCTCGCTGCCCTGATCGTGCTGTTCACCGTCGCCGGATGCGGTGCCGGCGGGTCGAACACCGACTGCGGCCTCGACGGCTGCACCGTCACCTTCCCCCGCTCCGGCGACGCGTCCGTGTCGGTCCTGGGCATCTCCGCGCAGCTCGTCGGCGTCGACGCCGGTGCCGCGACGATCCAGGTGGCCGGGCAGACCGTCACCGTCCCGGTCGGCGGGGAGACGCAGGTCGAGGGCTTCGCCGTCGGCGTCGAGTCCGTCACCGACACCGAGGTGGTCGTGCGCGTGCGGCCCGGCGCGGGCGGCTGAGCTACGCGAGCGGGTCGTCGACGTCGGGTTCGTAGACCCAGGTCCCCGCGTCCGACGGGTGCGGCCCGCGGCGCCGGTACGCGCGCTCGGGGATCCGGACGGGCATGTGCCCGGTGTCCTCGGTGTAGATCGTGGTGTCCCGGAACCGGGGGATCAGCCGAGGTGGGAGCCCCTCGCCGTCGAGCGCCACCTCCTCGGTGTGCCCGTCCCACGGACCGCCCACCAGCACTGCCGTCGCCATTGGTGCATTCTGCACCGCATGAGCGACGAGGAGTGGTACTACAGCCTGAAGGACGGCCGGGTCGTGACGGCCGACGAGGGCGTGCGGGCGGCCGACCGGCTCGGCCCCTACCCGGACCGGGAGACGGCCGCACGGGCGCTGGAGATCGCGCGGGAGCGCACCGAGGCCAACGACCGGGCCGACCGGGAGTGGAGGGGGAACGACGACCCCGACGACGACTGAGCGGGGGGTCAGGCGAGGCGGCGCCGTCGGGCGAGCACGGCGCCGCCCACCAGCAGCAGGGCCAGCCCGCCCGCGGAGACCAGGAACGGCAGCGAGCCCGGCTCGGTGCCGTACGCGCCGATGCCGACGAACGCGGTGACGGCCGGGAGCATCCCGAGCCCGCTGCCGACCAGGTAGTCGCGCGTGCGCAGCGCCGACAGCCCGCACGCCATGTTGATCACCGCGAACGGCAGGATCGGGACCATCCGGACGGCCAGGACGGCGACCAGCCCGCGGCGGCGCAGGAACGCGTCGAGGCGGGCCAGGCGTTCCCCGCCGACGCCGTCGAGCGCGGTGCGGCCCAGGTGGCGGGCGAGCAGGAACCCGATGGCCGCGCCGGTGAACGCCCCCGCCATCACGACCGGCACCCCGACGGCCCACCCGAACAGCACCCCGGCGGCGATGCTGAGGACGGTCGCGGGCACGGGCGTCAACGACAGGCCCGCGTAGAGCGCGGCGAACAGCACCGGGCCGGCCCATCCGGCGTCGGCGACGGCCGCGCGGACCTCGGGGAGCGGGGGCACCCCGACCGTCAGCGCCACCACGACGGCGGCCACGACGAAGGCGCCGAGCAGGGTGGGCTTCCACCATCGACGCACCGGACACCTCCTGGGCCTGGCGCCACGGTAGGGCCCGGGTCGGGTGTACGTCCTGCCGAACCGCCGTGGCGCGTGCGACCCTGATCGGGTGCTGCGCCGTGCCCGGCTGGTCGCGCTGGCCGTCGCCCTCGGCGCGGGCCTGCTCGCCGTGCCCGGGGTCCTGCCGGACGCGCCCCCCGAACCGACCCCGCCGCCGGTGCCCGCGTCGCCGGTGCCCGCCTCCCCGGTGCCCGCCTCCCCGGTGACGGCCGCCCCGACGGGGTCACCGTCCCCGGCGGTGCCGCCGGCCGACGCCGCCGCCGGGATCCTGGAGGACGTCGTGCCGCAGGTCGGGACGGGGACGACGGCCGTCGTCGCGGGGTCCGCGCCCGCACCGGGTTTCGGTCCGGTCCGGACGGTGCGCGTCGAGGTCGAGGGCGGCCTGCCCGTCGACGGGGCGGTGTTCGCCGGGTTCGTCCTCGCCACCCTGAACGACCCGCGCGGCTGGGGCCGTGACGGGGCGATGACGTTCGCCCGCACCGACGGCGACGCCGAGATCGTCGTGGTGCTCGCGAGCCCGGACACCTCGGCCGCCCTGTGCCGCCCGCTCGTCACGTACGGGAAGCTGTCCTGCCGCAGCGGCCCGCGCGCGGTGCTCACCTTCCACCGCTGGGTCCTGGCCCACCCCGACTACGGCGACGACCGCACCGGCTACCGGCACTACGTCGTCAACCACGAGGTCGGGCACGTGCTGGGGCACGGGCACGAGTCCTGCCCGGCGCCGGGTGCGCCCGCGCCGGTGATGCAGCAGCAGACCAAGGGCGTGCGGCCGTGCGCGCCGAACCCCTGGCCCTACCCCTGACGCAGGCGCCCAAGCAGCGGGATCGCCGCGATCTTGGCCTCGGTCAGCTCCGACCAGCGGATGCCGCCGGTCGGACGCCCGGTGCGGGCACCCCGGCAGTCGACGATCCGGTCGGGTGTGACGACGAGGTCGACCGGTGCGTCGTGGCCCGCGGTCGGGATCGTCCCCGCCGGGCGGACCTGCAGCTCGTGCACCGTCGTGACGACGAGCGTGTGCGGACCGATCAGACCGGCGGCGGTGGCGAGGGCGAACTCGAGGTCGGCGAAGCCCCCGCCCTTGCCGAGCCGGGCCCCGTCCTCGCCGACGGCCACGCAGCCGGTGACGACGAGGTCCACCGGTTCGAGATCGGCCACCGCGACCCGGCGCGCCGAGCGGGTGGCCCCGGCGATGGACGCGGCCCTGCGCGGTGTGTCGGCGAGGTGGTCGGGGTCGAGCAGGAAGAACGGGTCGGGCTCGGCCAGGCGCGGCACCGCCATGTAGACGGTGCGCCCGTCCTCCAGCGCGCGCTGCCGCACGGGGAGCTGCGCGGAGTCGGGGTTGGCCTTGACCGTCCGCGCCGCGGCCCACGCGTCGGTCCCGCGCAGGCGCTCGGCCGCGGCCTCGGAGCCGGTGAAGTTGGAGATCCGGTTGCGGGCTCCGGGGAAGCGGGACACGCCGCCGTCGACCAGCGCGGTCCACACCTCCTCGCGCAGCGCGGCCTTGGCCGCGAGCAGGTCGGCGTCGCCGCCCGCGTCGTGATCGTGGCGGGTGCTCACGACCCCGCGACGCGTCGCCGCTCGCCCTGCGCCCGCATCCGCGCCAGCACGGGCAGCGCGATGCTGGGCAGCACGGACCCGGAGCGGGCCATCACCGCGCGGCGCAGCGGGAGCGAGAGCACCAGGCGCTTGCCGTCGAGCAGGCCCATCGCGGCGTCGGCGACGGCCCCGGGGGTGAGGAGGGTCTTCTGCGAGTGCAGGATCGCGGTGTCGCGGTGGCCCTGCTCGGCGCGGACGAGCGCGGTGTCGGCGGCGTCGGGGCACAGGGCGTGGGCCCGGATTGGGATGCCGTCGAGATCGAGGTCGCCCTGCAGGCTGGTGGTGAAGTTCAGCACCGCCGACTTCGACGCGGCGTAGACCGCGAGCCCCGGGACCGGGCCGTGCGCCGACATCGACGCGATGTTGAGCAGGTGTCCGCCGCGCTCGCGCATCACGCCGATCGCGGCGCGGGACCCGTGGATGACGCCGTGGACGTTGGCGTCGATCATCAGCGCGATGTCGTCGTCGGACTGCTCCCAGACCTTGCCCGCCTTGAGCACGCCCGCGTTGTTGACCCACACGCCGACGGTCCCGAGCTCGACCGCGGCGGCGGCCACGCGGGCGTGGTCGGCGGCGATCCGCGCGTCCGCGGCGATCCCGGTCGCCCCCAGCTCGTCGGCCGTGGCGGTGACCGCGGCCTCGTCCAGGTCGGTGATCACCACCCGGTGCCCGCGCGCCACCAGCCGCCGCGCGATCTCCCGCCCGAATCCGCGGGCCGCGCCCGTCACCACCGCCACCGGAGCCGTTCCTGGGTTACCCACGGGTACACCCTCTCATCCGGTGCGCAGCCACCGACAGCCGTACGGGCCGAGCGCCACCGCCGCCGAGCCGTCCTTGCCGACCCGGACGGGTTCGGCGGTGGGATCGAGGACGTCGGTCAGCACGGTCCCGGCCAGCTCGGGCAGCACCGGCACCGCCTCGACGTCGTCGTCGGCCAGGTTGTGCAGGGCGACGACGGTGGCGCCGTCCGCGTCGCAGCGGTGGGCGAGGACGGGTCGGGCGTCCGGGCCGGGGTCCAGGACCGTGTAGGTGCCCCAGGCCAGCTCCGGGCAGGCCCGGTAGCAGTCGACGAGCAGGCGGAACCAGGCCAGCAGGGAACCGGGGTCGCGCACCTGGTCGCGGACGTTGACGTGCGCGGGGCCGTACTCGCCCTCGACGACCGGGCCCGGGAACGTCGACGGGTCGGCGGTGGAGAACCCGCCGTGCGGCTCGGGGGTCCACTGCATCGGGGTGCGGACGGCGAACCGGCCCTCCAGCGCGAGGTTCTCGGCCATGCCGATCTCCTCGCCGTAGTACATGACCGGCGTCCCGGGCAGCGAGAACAGCAGGCTGTAGACCATCCGGACCCGCCGCTCGTCGCCGCCGAGCATCGTCGGCAGCCGCCTGCGCAGGCCGCGACCGTAGACCTGCATGTCCTCGTCGGGCCCGAACGCGGCGAACACCTCGGCGCGCTGGGAGTCGGTGAGCTTGTCCAGCGTCAGCTCGTCGTGATTGCGCACGAAGGTCGCCCAGTGCCCGTCCTCGGGCGGGTCGGGGCGCTGCCGCAGCGCGTCGGCGAGCGGTTCGGCGTCGGCGCGGGCGAGCGAGAGGTACATCTGCTGCATTCCGATGAAGTCGAAGCACATCGTCAGCTCGTCGCATGCGCCGCCGCCGTCGCGGGCGCCGAAGAACGGCATGGTGTCGGGGTAGGGGAGGTTGACCTCGCCGAGCAGCACGGCCTCCCCGTTGCGGCGGCGCAGGAACGCCGAGAGGTCGGCGAGGTAGTCGTGCGGGTCGGGGAGGGCGACGGTGTCCTGCCGGCGGTCGGTCTGCAGCAGGAACGGCACGGCGTCGACGCGGAAGCCGGACAGGCCCAGCTCCATCCAGTAGCCCATGATCCGCGCGATCTCGTCGCGGACCTCGGGGTTCGCGACGTTGAGGTCGGGCTGGTGGGAGTAGAACTGGTGCAGGTAGTACTGCTTGGTCCTCCGGTCGTACTCCCAGCGGCTCGTCTCCTGGTCGGGGAACACGACGCCCTCGGCGGCGTCGGCGGGCCGCTCGTCGGCCCAGACGTACCAGTCGCGCTTGGGGGAGTCGCGGCTGCTGCGGGCGTCGACGAACCAGGGGTGCTCGGCCGAGGTGTGGTTGACCACGAGGTCGGCGATGACCCGCATGCCGCGGTCGCGGGCCGTGCGCACGAGCTCGACGACGTCGCCCGGCGTGCCCAGCCGCGGGTCGACGCCGTAGAAGTCGGTGATGTCGTAGCCGTCGTCGCGGTCGGGGCTCGGGTAGAACGGCATCAGCCACAGGCAGGTGACGCCCAGGCGGTCGAGGTGGTCGATGTGCTGGATCAGGCCCCGGAAGTCGCCGCAGCCGTCGCCGTTGCCGTCGGCGAACGTCTCGACGTCCAGGCAGTAGACCACCGCGTTCTTCCACCACAGGTCTGCGGTGCGGGACAGGTTCATGCGGCGTCCTCCAGCTGCGGCAGGACGTGGGCGCCGAAGGCGTCGATCCAGGCGTCCTGTTCCCGGCCGACGTGGTGCAGGGCGATCTCGTCGAAGCCCAGCGCGGCGTACTCGGCGAGCTGTGCGGTGTGCCGACCGAGATCGGAGGAGACGTTCACGACGCCGCGCACGACGTCGATGTCCACGTGCTCGGACACGATGTCGAACGTGTCGACGTGGTCGATGTCCCAGCAGACCGGCGGCGGGAACACGTTGCTGCGCCACTGCTCGTGCGCGATCCCCTCCGCCTCCGCCTCGTCGGGGGCCCAGCTGACGTGCACCTGCAGGTGCAGCTTCCCGCGCCCGCCGGCGCCGCGGTAGGCGTCGACCATCTCCCGCAGGTGCGGGAGCGGCGCGTTCGTGGTGATCAGGCCGTCGGCCCACTCGGCGCACCACCGGGCCGTCGCCACGCTGCACGCCGCTCCCACGAGCAGCGGGGCGTGGAAGCCGAAGACTGTCATCGCGTCCACTACCCGTTCGGGGAGCACCGGAAGCGCGACCCGGGGACCGGGCTCACCGCCGCCGGTTCGCCGCCGCGGCCACGTCGCCGGCCATCAGCTTCTGCAGCAGCCCGGTGAGGGTGGCGGCCTCGTCGGCGGTGAGCGCGGAGGCCCAGGTCCGCTCGCGCTCGTGGTGCGCGGTGAAGGCCTCGGCGAGGGCCTGCTCCCCGTCCGGGGTGAGGGTCAGCTCGACGGCCCGACGGTCGTGCTCGGCCGTGCGCCGCGACACCAGCCCGTCGCGGACGAGGGTGTTGACCAGCGCCGACACCGCCGCCCGGCTCATCCCCGACAGCTGCGCCACCCGGGAGGCCTCCAGCGGCTCCCCGGTCGTCCACAGCACGAACAGCACCCGGAACCCCGGCCACGACCAGCCGCGCGGCCGGTGCACGGTCGACTCCAGGTCGTAGACCAGCGCGTTGGACGCCCGGTACAGGCTCAGCACGAGCCGCATCGCGCCCGCGTCGAGGCCGGGCAGGCGCTCCGCGGCGCGGTCGACGGCGACGTCGACGAAGGACCAGAAGTCGGGCTCGGTCACGACGGCCCCCCGGGGACGAGCTCCCGCAGGACCGCGAGCCCGTCGTGCACCTCGGTGAAGCTCGTCGACAGGGGGGCGAGGCCGAGCCGGATGCCGTCGGGCTCGCGGTAGTCGGGGATCACGCCGCGCTCCCACAGCGCGCCGAGGACGTCGCGGAACCCGGACCCGCGGATCGTCAGGTGCCCGCCGCGGCGGTCCGGGTCGCGCGGCGACACCAGCTCGACGCCGGGCAGCCAGGCGTCGACGAGGTCGAGCGCGTACGCGGTCAGCGCCCGGGACTTGGCCCGCACCGCCGTGATCCCGGCCTCCTCCAGCAGCTCCAGCCCGGCGAGCAGCGGCACGGCGGCGAGGATCGGCGGGGTGCCGGACACGAGGCTGCGCACCCCGGCGGCCGGGGTGTAGCCGGGACCCATCGCGAACGGGTCGTGGCCGCCCATCCACCCCTGGATCGGCTGGCGCAGCCGGTCGTGCAGGCCGTGCCGGACGTAGCCGAAGGCGGGGGAGCCCGGGCCCCCGTTGAGGTACTTGTAGGTGCACCCGACCGCGAGGTCGACGCCCCACGCGTCCAGCGCCAGCTCGACCGACCCGACGGAGTGGCTGAGGTCCCACAGGACCAGCGCGCCGGCGTCGTGGGCGATCGCGGTGATCGCGGCGGCGTCGGCGATCCAGCCCGACCGGTAGGCGACGTGGCTGAGCAGGACGAGCGCGGTGTCCGGGCCGACGGCGGCGGCGACCTGGTCGGCGGTGATCCCGGCGGCGGGATCGGTCTCGATCCAGCGCAGCCGCGCGCCGCGCTCGGCGGCGATGCCCTCGGCGACGTAGCGGTCGGTGGGGAAGTTGTCGGTGTCGAGGACGATCTCGCGGCGGCCGGGGTCGTGGTCGACGGCCGCCCTGACCAGCTTGTAGAGCAGCACGGTCGTGGAGTCGGCGAGGACGGTCTGCCCGGGTGCGGCTCCGAGTGCGGCGGCCGCGATGCGGTCGCCCACCTCCTCCGGCCAGCGCATCCAGCCCCCGCTCCCCGCCGGCTCCGTCCAGCCGCGGATCAGCCGGCCCGCCCACTCCTCGCGGACGAACGCGTCGAGCCGGTCGGCGACGCCGGCGACCGGGCGGCCGAGCGAGTTGCCGTCCAGGTAGGCGACGACGCCGGGAGCAGGCAGGAAGCGGTCGCGGAACGCGGCGAGCGGATCGGCGGCGTCGAGCTCCCGGGCCCGGTCCCGCATCAGCCGATCTCCGTCCGCACCGCGTACAGCTCGGGGAAGAACGTCAGGTCCAGGGCCCGGCGCAGGAACCCGACCCCGCTCGACCCGCCCGTCCCGCGCTTGAACCCGATCACCCGCTCGACGGTCTTGAGGTGCCGGAACCGCCACAGCTGCACGTTCTCCTCCAGGTCGACGAGCTCCTCGCACGCCTCGTAGGCCTCCCAGAACCGGGTCGAGTCCTCGTAGATCGTCCGGAACACCGGAACCAGGTCCGGGGTGAACACGTGCGCCCTCGTGACGTCGCGCTCCAGCAGCGCCGCCGGCACGTCGTGGCCGGCGCGGGCGAGCAGGCGCAGGAACTCGTCGTAGAGGCTGGGGCGGGCGAGCTGGTCGGCGAGCAGCGCGCGGGCGGCCGGGTCGTCGTCGAAGAAGCCGAGCATGGCGGCGTCCTTGTTGCCCAGCGCGAACTCCACGGCCCGGTACTGGAAGGACTGGAACCCCGACGAGGTGCCGAGGAAGCTGCGGAACTCGGAGTACTCCGACGGCGTCAGCGTGGCCAGCACCGACCACTGCTCGGTGAGCTGGCGCTGGATGTGCTTGACGCGGGCGAGCCCCTTCAGCGCGGGCCGCAGCGCGTCGGCGGCGAGCTGGTCGCACACGGTGCGCAGCTCGTGCAGGACGAGCTTGAGCCACAGCTCGGAGGTCTGGTGCTGCACGATGAACAGCAGTTCGTCGTGGTGCTCGGGGCGGCTCACCGGGTGCTGCGCCGACAGCAGCTCGGTCAGGTGCAGGTAGGCGCCGTAGGACAGGTTGCGGGTGAAGTCGCTGACCAGGCCGTCCTCGAGCGGTCGCGTGCCGGTCTCGTCCATCCGACCACTCTCGCAGGTCAGAAGTGGGTCCCGGCGTACGGCTCGCGCTCGGCGGTGCAGGCGGCGTCGAGCCGGCGCGCCACCGCGGGGTCGGCGGCGGAGACCCGGCCGGCGCGGGCGAGCGTGTGCACCCGCGTTCCGCCGAACGCGATCGCGCCGAGCGCGGGCACGTCCAGCGCGAGGTCGGCGGCGTCGTCGGTCGGGAGGCACTCGGCGCCGTCCGGGCCGCCGCGCAGCCGGAACCGGCCGGCCGCGTACCCGTCGGGGTCGCGCACCTCGAGCACCGCGTCGACGTCGACGGCGTAGCGGCGGGCGGCGAGCACGGCCGGGGTGTCCAGGACGCGCGCCCACACGTCGTCGCCGACCCGGGTGGTGCGCACCGCGCGGGCGTCGGTGAGCAGCCAGCGCAGCGGGTCGTCGTCGGCCACGGCCCCGGTGGCGACGGTGGTGACCAGGTCCATCGCGAGCAGCACCCGCCACAGCGCGATGCGGGCCTCGTCGGTGACGGCGAAGAAGTCCACGACCCGGCACACCCCGGAGTCGAGGCGGTAGCCCACGTAGCCGTCGGCGTGGAGCAGGTGGAACCGCGAGGTGCCGCCGCGGCGCTGGTGGGGGCGGTCGAGCAGGGCGAAGTCCCACCACGGCGACGGGCGCGACAGCGCGCCCGGCTGTCCCGCGCACCATCGGCGGTGGATGTCGGGGACCCGCTCGCGCACCTCCGCGGTCGAGGCGAAGCGCACGCCGCCGGGATCGGGGGCGTCGGCCCGGAGCACGGCGCGGGACCGGTCGATCTCCACGTTCCGGCCGGTGGTGGCCACGCCGTAGCCGAAGCGGCCGTAGATCCCGCCCTCGCTCGCGGTGAGCACCGCCAGCGGCGTGCCCGCGGCGGCGTAGCCGGCGTGCAGGTCGCCGAGCATCGCGCGCAGGATCCCGCGTCGGCGGTGGGTGGCCGCGACGGAGACCCAGGTGACGCCCTCCGCGGCGATCGGCGCCCCGCCGGGCGGGGTGATCGCGAAGGGGAAGGAACCGGCGACCCCGACGATCTCCCCCTCCGCGGCGTGGTCGCCACCGCCGCGGGTCGCGCCGCCGCGGGTCGCGCCGCCGCCGGTCGTGCCGCCGCCGGTCGTGCCACTGTCGCGGGCCAGCACGAACCGGTCCGGGTCCAGGATCAGACGCAGGTCGGTGAGGTCCTGGTCGGAGTAGTCGATCCCGAACGCGCGCCCGTCGACGGTGGCCATCGCGGGCAGGTCGTCGGCGGTGGCGCGGTGCAGGGACACGGTCACGCGAGCACCCCGTCGTAGAGGGTGCGCAGCCGCTGTGCCCAGCCGACGGCCTCGAACTCGGCCAGGTAGCGCCGGCGGGCGGCGGTGCCCAGGCGTTCCCGGCGGGCCGGGTCGGCCGCGAGCGCGACGATCGCGTCGGCGATGGGGCCCGGCTGCAGCGGCACCAGCACGCCGGTGTCGGCCGAGACGATCTCCGGGACGCCGCCGACGCGCGTCGCGACAGCCGGGACCCCGGCCGCCATCGCGCGCAGCAGGGCGGTGGGCAGCGCGCCCGACGCGCTGGTGTGCAGGACGAGGTCGGCGGAGCCGAGCAGGGTGGCGGCGTCCTGCCCGCGGTGGACGAACCGGACGCGGTCGCGCAGCGCGTCCGAGGCCGCCACCCGCGACTCCAGCCACGGCCGCAGCGGCCCGTCGCCGGCCAGCGCGACCGTCAGCGCGGTGGCGGCCGGGATCAGTTCGACGGCGTCGAGCAGCAGTTCGTGCCCGGCGTCGCGGCGCATCGGGGCGCTGGACAGGGCCAGCGTGCCGCGCTCGCCGACGTCGAGGATCGTGCGCACCCGGTCGCGCTCGGCGGCGTCGACGGGCCCGGGATCGACGACGCCGTCGGGGAGCACGACGATGTCGCCCGCCGGCCCGCCCAGCCCGCGGTACCACTCGCGCTGGGTGCGGGAGATCGCGACGGTGCGCGACATGAAGCGCTGCCGGGCGAGGATCCGGGCGGTGCGTCGCAGGCGGTCGACACGGTCGGCTGGCTCGTTCTCGATGTGGTGCAGCGTCGAGACGACCGGCACCCGCATCCGCAGCGCGGCCGCGGCACCGACGACCTCCGCCGGGGGCAGGTGGGTGTGGATCAGCTCCGCACCGCGCTCGCGCAGCGCCCGCACCATCCGGCCCGCCGCCCGCGGGTCGTAGGGGGCCAGCCCGAGCTCCGCGACCGGGACCCCGAGCCGCCGCAGCGCGCTCACCTGCGTGGTGTCCGACGTCGTCGACAGCGCGACGACCATCAGCTCCAGCCCGGCCTTCGGCGCCGCGGCTGCGAGGTCGACGAGGCCGGTCTCCGGCCCTCCGGGGTGCAGGGTGGGGACCAGGTGCGCGACCTTCACGGGCTCTCCGACTTCTCCGGCGGCGCCCCCGCGGGGGCGATGACGGCCGCCGACCCTACCGCCCGGATCACCCGTTCGTGCGACCCGTTTCCCGCGTCCGGGCCGGGCCGCTGCGGTGCGATCCGGACCGTGACGCCGTCCGGTGCGTTCCGCGGGACACCGGGTGGACCGGACCGGCGATCGCGGCACGCCGCCCGCGTGGATCGGCCCGCGGTGGATCGGCCCGTGGTGGGTCAGGCCGCGACGCTGCTGCGCTCGGCGTCGTCGATGCCGTCGTCGCCGGCCGGGGGGAGCAGGTGCGCGAGGATCGCGTGGCGGTCCAGCCGCTCGCCTCCCCAGGTGGGCGTCAGCCCGTCGGGCTCGATCCGCAGTTCCGCGCGGGTCTGCATCTCGATCAGGCGCTCGACGTCGCCCACGAGAGGCGCGCCGACGGCCGGGACCGGGGTGCCGTCGGGTCGCACGGACTCCCACCCCGTCGCCGACCGTCGGATGCCGTAGCCGCGTTCGTGGACCAGCGTGTGGTGGAAGCCGCAGAGGAGGACCAGGTTGTCGAGGTCGGTGCGGCCGGCCCGCAGCCAGTGCACGACGTGGTGGGCCTGCAGGTGCCGCTCCCGGGTGCATCCGGCGAACCGGCACCGCCCGGAGTCGCGCACGGTGAGCGCGGCGATCTGCGCGGGCGAGGCCAGGCGCCGGCGCCGGCCGAGGTAGAGCCGGTTGCGGCCGTCCTCCAGCAGCACCTGGGCGCGGGCGTCGCAGGCCAGGCGCTCGGCCGTGGCCGGGGCGATCTCGGGCCCGCCGACGATCGAGGCCGTGCCGTCGGCGACGTCGATGTGCACGACCACGTCGGCCCGGCCGCGCTGCACGGCCGTCCGCACGGCCGCCCGCCGGCCGTGCTGCTCGGCGGCCGGCCCCGGGCCGGTGTCGGCGCCCGAGTCGGCCGTCTCCGGACGCGTGCCGGAACCCGGATCCGTGGCCGCATCCAGGTCACCGGTCGTGGTCACCATC
This sequence is a window from Pseudonocardia petroleophila. Protein-coding genes within it:
- a CDS encoding glycosyltransferase — translated: MKVAHLVPTLHPGGPETGLVDLAAAAPKAGLELMVVALSTTSDTTQVSALRRLGVPVAELGLAPYDPRAAGRMVRALRERGAELIHTHLPPAEVVGAAAALRMRVPVVSTLHHIENEPADRVDRLRRTARILARQRFMSRTVAISRTQREWYRGLGGPAGDIVVLPDGVVDPGPVDAAERDRVRTILDVGERGTLALSSAPMRRDAGHELLLDAVELIPAATALTVALAGDGPLRPWLESRVAASDALRDRVRFVHRGQDAATLLGSADLVLHTSASGALPTALLRAMAAGVPAVATRVGGVPEIVSADTGVLVPLQPGPIADAIVALAADPARRERLGTAARRRYLAEFEAVGWAQRLRTLYDGVLA
- a CDS encoding tryptophan 2,3-dioxygenase, translating into MDETGTRPLEDGLVSDFTRNLSYGAYLHLTELLSAQHPVSRPEHHDELLFIVQHQTSELWLKLVLHELRTVCDQLAADALRPALKGLARVKHIQRQLTEQWSVLATLTPSEYSEFRSFLGTSSGFQSFQYRAVEFALGNKDAAMLGFFDDDPAARALLADQLARPSLYDEFLRLLARAGHDVPAALLERDVTRAHVFTPDLVPVFRTIYEDSTRFWEAYEACEELVDLEENVQLWRFRHLKTVERVIGFKRGTGGSSGVGFLRRALDLTFFPELYAVRTEIG
- a CDS encoding GNAT family N-acetyltransferase, whose translation is MTVSLHRATADDLPAMATVDGRAFGIDYSDQDLTDLRLILDPDRFVLARDSGTTGGGTTGGGATRGGATRGGGDHAAEGEIVGVAGSFPFAITPPGGAPIAAEGVTWVSVAATHRRRGILRAMLGDLHAGYAAAGTPLAVLTASEGGIYGRFGYGVATTGRNVEIDRSRAVLRADAPDPGGVRFASTAEVRERVPDIHRRWCAGQPGALSRPSPWWDFALLDRPHQRRGGTSRFHLLHADGYVGYRLDSGVCRVVDFFAVTDEARIALWRVLLAMDLVTTVATGAVADDDPLRWLLTDARAVRTTRVGDDVWARVLDTPAVLAARRYAVDVDAVLEVRDPDGYAAGRFRLRGGPDGAECLPTDDAADLALDVPALGAIAFGGTRVHTLARAGRVSAADPAVARRLDAACTAEREPYAGTHF
- a CDS encoding kynureninase — its product is MRDRARELDAADPLAAFRDRFLPAPGVVAYLDGNSLGRPVAGVADRLDAFVREEWAGRLIRGWTEPAGSGGWMRWPEEVGDRIAAAALGAAPGQTVLADSTTVLLYKLVRAAVDHDPGRREIVLDTDNFPTDRYVAEGIAAERGARLRWIETDPAAGITADQVAAAVGPDTALVLLSHVAYRSGWIADAAAITAIAHDAGALVLWDLSHSVGSVELALDAWGVDLAVGCTYKYLNGGPGSPAFGYVRHGLHDRLRQPIQGWMGGHDPFAMGPGYTPAAGVRSLVSGTPPILAAVPLLAGLELLEEAGITAVRAKSRALTAYALDLVDAWLPGVELVSPRDPDRRGGHLTIRGSGFRDVLGALWERGVIPDYREPDGIRLGLAPLSTSFTEVHDGLAVLRELVPGGPS